The Populus trichocarpa isolate Nisqually-1 chromosome 11, P.trichocarpa_v4.1, whole genome shotgun sequence genome has a segment encoding these proteins:
- the LOC7460839 gene encoding TIR-only protein gives MHRSSLFLLANRVTKPCDVFINHRGIDTKRTVATLLYDHLSRLNLHPFLDNKNMKPGDKLFDNINSAIRKCKVGVTVFSPRYCESYFCLHELALIMESKKKVIPIFCDIKPSQLRVVNNGKCPMEDIRRFNWALEEAKYTVGLTFDSLKGNWSDVVTSASDIVIETLLEIESEKQMQRRKSTPILHV, from the exons ATGCATCGCTCATCCCTATTTCTCCTAGCAAATCGTGTTACCAAACCTTGTGATGTTTTCATTAACCACAGAGGGATCGACACAAAGAGAACGGTTGCTACTTTGCTTTACGACCACCTTTCCCGGTTAAACCTACATCCTTTCTTGGACAACAAGAACATGAAGCCAGGAGATAAGTTGTTTGATAATATCAATAGTGCAATAAGGAAATGTAAGGTTGGTGTTACTGTTTTTTCTCCTCGGTATTGTGAGTCATACTTCTGTCTTCATGAATTAGCTCTTATTATGGAGTCAAAGAAAAAGGTAATCCCTATCTTTTGTGACATTAAGCCCTCACAACTTCGTGTTGTGAACAATGGAAAATGTCCTATGGAGGATATACGGAGGTTTAACTGGGCTCTTGAAGAGGCTAAGTACACTGTAGGACTCACTTTCGACTCCTTGAAAGG GAACTGGTCGGACGTTGTAACAAGCGCATCGGATATTGTCATCGAAACCTTACTTGAGATTGAGAGCGAAAAGCAGATGCAGCGCCGTAAAAGCACTCCAATATTGCATGTCTAG
- the LOC7460840 gene encoding ABC transporter G family member 9, translating to MEREMADIEALNEEEPGVSTIFKKATRAVSLRFEDVVYKVRLTKAGFCGKIVKAEEKVILKGITGKVLPGEMLAMFGPSGSGKTTLLTALGGKLGGLLDGNISYNGKNFSNSMKRNMGFVTQDDVLYPHLTVTETLVFTALLRLENTFSKEEKIMHAESVITQLGLTKCKNSIIGGPFMRGVSGGERKRVSIGQEMLINPSLLFLDEPTSGLDSTTAQRIVSNLWELAKGGRTIVMTIHQPSSRLFYMFDKVLLLSEGSPLYFGEGSQVMDYFSSNGYAPAVPMNPADFLLDLANGVSSNSEVPGSVKQNLVSAYKSNLASKLKSEVQDIDDQPQDGLNDQKVARWATTWWQQFSVLLRRGVKERKHDSFSGLKIAQVLVVAFLSGLLWWQSDVSHLQDQMGLLFFYSGFWGFFPLFQAIFTFPQERSMLEKERSSGMYRLSSYFMSRIVSDLPMELVLPTIFVSITYWMAGLKGTPGNFLHTLFVLLYSVLVSGGLGLALGALVLNQKSATIMGSVIMLSFLLAGGYYVTHVPAFISWVKYISISQYTYKLLLGSQFKPTDTYPCGGAGGVCLVGDYPAIKQVGLDGQVLGAAVLGIMLVVYRLIAFFALMRIGVTKK from the exons ATGGAACGAGAGATGGCTGACATAGAGGCGCTAAATGAGGAAGAACCAGGAGTCTCAACCATCTTCAAGAAAGCAACTAGGGCTGTTTCTTTGAGG TTTGAGGATGTAGTCTACAAGGTCAGGCTTACGAAAGCAGGTTTTTGTGGAAAGATTGTCAAAGCAGAAGAAAAGGTTATCTTAAAGGGAATCACAGGCAAGGTTCTACCTGGTGAAATGCTAGCCATGTTCGGTCCATCAGGCAGTGGTAAAACAACTCTCTTAACCGCATTAGGAGGCAAACTTGGAGGACTACTTGATGGGAACATAAGCTATAACGGCAAGAACTTCTCCAACTCAATGAAAAGGAACATGGGATTTGTTACTCAAGATGATGTTCTTTACCCTCATTTAACAGTGACAGAAACTTTGGTTTTCACTGCCCTTCTTAGgttagaaaatacttttagtaaagaagaaaagatcaTGCATGCAGAATCTGTGATTACTCAACTAGGTTTAACCAAGTGCAAGAATAGCATCATTGGGGGCCCATTTATGAGAGGAGTTTCTGGGGGTGAGAGAAAGAGGGTTAGTATAGGACAAGAGATGCTCATAAACCCTAGCCTTCTTTTCTTGGATGAGCCAACATCAGGTCTTGATTCTACAACAGCTCAAAGAATTGTGTCCAATTTGTGGGAGCTGGCAAAAGGAGGAAGAACAATTGTAATGACCATCCATCAACCTTCAAGTAGGTTATTTTACATGTTTGACAAGGTTTTGCTATTATCAGAAGGCAGCCCACTGTACTTTGGGGAGGGATCACAAGTTATGGATTACTTTTCCAGCAATGGATATGCTCCAGCAGTTCCCATGAATCCTGCTGATTTCCTTTTGGACCTTGCAAATG GTGTATCATCAAATAGTGAGGTTCCTGGATCAGTCAAGCAGAATCTAGTGTCAGCCTACAAGAGCAATCTTGCAAGCAAGTTGAAGTCAGAGGTTCAAGACATTGATGATCAGCCTCAAGATGGATTAAATGATCAGAAAGTTGCACGGTGGGCAACAACTTGGTGGCAACAGTTTTCTGTATTGTTGAGAAGAGGAGTGAAAGAAAGGAAGCATGACTCCTTCTCTGGCCTCAAGATTGCTCAGGTCTTGGTGGTTGCTTTCCTTTCAGGGCTTCTGTGGTGGCAATCTGATGTATCCCATCTACAAGATCAG ATGGGGCTCCTCTTCTTTTACTCAGGATTCTGGGGCTTCTTCCCTTTATTCCAAGCGATTTTCACCTTCCCTCAAGAACGTAGTATGCTCGAAAAGGAACGATCTTCCGGCATGTATCGACTATCATCATACTTTATGTCAAGGATTGTCAGTGACCTCCCAATGGAGCTAGTCCTTCCTACCATTTTTGTAAGTATAACCTACTGGATGGCAGGGCTTAAAGGCACACCAGGAAACTTCTTGCATACCTTGTTCGTTCTCTTGTATTCTGTGTTAGTATCAGGAGGTCTAGGACTAGCACTTGGTGCTCTGGTGTTGAACCAAAAATCTGCTACCATAATGGGATCGGTGATCATGCTGTCGTTCCTGCTTGCTGGCGGATACTATGTTACACACGTCCCTGCCTTCATTAGCTGGGTGAAGTACATCTCCATTAGCCAATACACATACAAGCTGTTGCTGGGGTCTCAATTCAAGCCCACAGACACTTATCCATGTGGTGGTGCTGGCGGAGTTTGTTTAGTTGGAGATTACCCTGCAATCAAACAAGTGGGGCTTGATGGCCAAGTTCTTGGTGCGGCTGTATTAGGGATTATGCTTGTGGTTTATCGCCTGATCGCTTTCTTTGCTCTCATGAGGATTGGAGTAACTAAAAAGTAG
- the LOC7460841 gene encoding NAC domain-containing protein 72: MGLQETDPLAQLSLPPGFRFHPTDEELLVQYLCKKVAGHHFSLQIIGEIDLYKFDPWFLPGKAIFGEKEWYFFSPRDRKYPNGSRPNRVAGSGYWKATGTDKVITTEGRKVGIKKALVFYVGKAPKGTKTNWIMHEYRLLESSRKSGSTKLDEWVLCRIYKKNSSAAQKSMSSVSSKEYSTNGSCSSSSSHLEDVLDSLTEIDDRLFALPRTNSLKQMQHEEKINLANLGSGSFDWATLAGLNSLPELLQTQPGANYSNTNVNGVHVPSMPPLCHADSSTGRMGTSVEEEVQSGVRTQLRDGNSGAFQQNSGVMTPNFSSTLLDPYELRYSTQPGSGYGFRQ; the protein is encoded by the exons ATGGGACTGCAAGAAACAGACCCTCTAGCCCAATTGAGCTTGCCACCGGGATTTCGGTTTCACCCGACTGATGAAGAGCTTTTGGTGCAATACTTGTGTAAGAAGGTTGCTGGTCACCATTTCTCCTTGCAAATCATTGGCGAAATTGATTTGTACAAGTTTGATCCGTGGTTCTTACCAG GTAAGGCAATATTTGGTGAAAAAGAATGGTATTTTTTCAGTCCGAGAGACCGCAAGTACCCCAATGGATCCCGACCCAACAGGGTTGCCGGGTCTGGGTATTGGAAGGCCACCGGTACTGACAAAGTAATCACGACAGAGGGACGTAAAGTTGGCATCAAGAAAGCTTTGGTCTTTTACGTTGGCAAAGCCCCAAAAGGCACCAAAACTAATTGGATCATGCATGAATATCGCCTTCTTGAATCCTCTCGCAAAAGTGGAAGTACAAAG TTGGATGAATGGGTATTGTGTCGGATTTACAAGAAGAATTCAAGTGCTGCACAGAAATCCATGTCAAGCGTTTCAAGCAAAGAATACAGTACTAATGGTTCATGTTCATCATCCTCTTCTCATTTGGAAGATGTCCTTGACTCATTGACAGAGATTGATGACCGGCTCTTTGCTTTGCCTCGAACCAACTCACTCAAACAAATGCAACACGAAGAGAAAATCAACTTAGCAAATCTGGGTTCAGGGAGCTTTGACTGGGCGACACTTGCTGGGCTCAACTCGTTGCCTGAACTCCTACAAACTCAGCCTGGTGCGAATTACTCGAATACCAATGTCAATGGTGTGCATGTCCCTTCAATGCCCCCACTCTGCCACGCGGATTCATCAACAGGGAGGATGGGGACCTCGGTTGAAGAGGAGGTCCAAAGTGGGGTTAGAACTCAGCTGCGAGATGGCAACTCGGGGGCTTTTCAACAAAACTCGGGCGTGATGACACCGAACTTCTCTTCTACCTTACTCGACCCATATGAGCTAAGGTATTCGACCCAACCGGGAAGTGGGTATGGGTTTAGGCAGTGA